Proteins encoded in a region of the Haloarcula sp. CBA1129 genome:
- a CDS encoding 30S ribosomal protein S13, whose protein sequence is MSAEDPDAGEDADAEEEEDIRYFVRIGQTDLDGTKSVERALTELNGIGHRAARIIAQKADVDRRSVFGKLDDDVIERVVDHVENFADEVPEWMANHQKDYFTGETTHETGNDLQLTRRQDINRMKMIDSYRGVRHKRGQKVRGQRTKSTGRTEGTIGVNVEAIKEEQAEEAAAEDDE, encoded by the coding sequence ATGAGTGCAGAAGACCCAGACGCGGGCGAGGACGCGGATGCCGAAGAGGAGGAGGACATCCGCTATTTCGTCCGCATCGGACAGACAGACCTCGACGGGACGAAATCCGTCGAGCGAGCACTGACAGAACTGAACGGTATCGGCCACCGGGCCGCCCGAATTATCGCCCAGAAGGCGGACGTCGACCGACGTTCGGTCTTCGGCAAGCTCGACGACGACGTCATCGAGCGCGTCGTCGACCACGTCGAGAACTTCGCCGACGAGGTGCCCGAGTGGATGGCCAACCACCAGAAGGACTACTTCACCGGTGAGACCACCCACGAGACTGGCAACGACCTCCAGCTCACCCGCCGGCAGGACATCAACCGCATGAAGATGATCGACTCCTACCGCGGTGTCCGCCACAAGCGCGGCCAGAAGGTCCGTGGACAGCGCACGAAGTCCACCGGCCGGACGGAGGGGACCATCGGCGTCAACGTCGAGGCGATTAAAGAAGAGCAGGCTGAGGAAGCCGCCGCGGAGGATGACGAATAA